Genomic DNA from Methylocystis sp. MJC1:
TGTGGGGTTCCCGCAGGGGCCAAAGCGCCAGAATTTGCTGATTTTTTGAGGTGGAGGCCTCGGAGGGAGGCAAACAAGCAAGCAATTTCAATTGCTTAATTCCAAGGTGCGGGGAAAATGCCGACATTGAATATAAACGGCATTTTTCGACGCCCCCCGCACCTAAGCAGGGCGATTCTGACCTCACGTGCGGCCACAGGCCCCTCCCGCTCCGAGCGCCATTTTCGTGTCAGCTCTGCGACCGGTTGACTGTTTAATCCGGCATTTCGCCTACAATTGCGCCCCGCAAAGAAGCAGCCCGGTTATCCGGTATTAGGTAGCAAACACACCTAGTAAAATTAAAGCAAAGGTAGTGTCCTAATTTGAAGCGTCGTCCTCAAATTTCCTCAACCGTTCAATCAGGCTGCCAAGCTCGGCCTGGCATAGCTCTAAATGGGTGCGTATCTCATTTCTCTCTGCCTCCCGAAGAGGATTTGAATAAAGCTCGCCCCAATCGATTTGGATTGACTCCCTGAGCGTATGGATATCCCGGAGGAGTTTCTCTATTTCGCTCATTTGGCTCCCCTACGCACCACCGCGATTGCGGCTTTCAGCGTGTCCTGCGGCGACCATACGCCGCTCAAATGCAATATTGCGAACATGCGCCGCATGTCGGTTCCTTCAATAGGATCCGACCACACATCGTCGCGGCTTGCTTTGGGGTTGCCTCTGGGTTGGAAACCTCAACCACGCCTTCCCACACGGCGCGGCGCTAGGTAGCAAGCAGGCCTAGCCCATTGCGTAAAATATAAGACACTGATTTACGTGCAGTTTCTATTCTGGAAAGTTATCCACATCCTGATGGTCGATCTCGCCGCACCGGCGCCCAAGGGGGCGGCGACGCACTGACTGGCAGGCCTGATGACGTCATCCGAGGATTAAGGATCGTTAGCTAAGCCTACCCGAGCGCCGTTGCCGCAGCCAGAAGGTCTGCCCCTAAGAAGCCAAGCGCGAACATCGCGCCGACGCCAATCGAAAGAATACGCCAGAAGGCCTGCTCTCGCGTCATGTGCGTGAGCCCTCGCGAAGTGGTGGAGCCCCACACCCCCATTTAGGATGACAGGCCATCAAATCGAGCGGCGCCTTGGAGGCGCGCGGACTGATGTTCTACCGCTGTGGATACGGCTTTCCGAGAGGACCGCCGATTGGCAGCACCGTAAACAGGGGCTCGGTAGCGGTGATCGATAAGAACTCGTTGGCGATCATCGTCCGTAACCGCTGTTTTCAGGCCACCTCTTTGAAGGCCGCGGCGGATTGTGCATAGGCCCAAGGCATCAGTTCGTCGAGCTTACTGGCGAGATGGCCGTTGACGATCTTAGAAAGAGCGTCAGCGATGTAGGCCAGCGGATCGACGCCATTGAGCTTGCAGGTCTCGATGAGCGAGGCGACGATCGCCCAGTTTTCGCCGCCTCCGTCCGAACCCGCGAAGAGAGCGTTTTTCCGATTGAGGGCGATGGGACGGATTGCACGTTCGACGACATTGGAGTCGATCTCGATGCGCCCGTCGTCGATGAAGCGTGTCAGGCCGTCCCAGCGCGAGAGCGCGTAGCGGATCGCCTCGGCGAGCTTGGTCTTCTGGCTGATCAGCGCGAGTTTTTCACGCAGCCATGGCTCGAGCGCGTCGAGGATGGGGCGGGATTTCTCCTGCCGCGCGTCCCGACGTTTGCCGGCGCTTTGGCCGCGGATGTCGCTCTCGATGGCGTAGAGTTCGCCGATGCGCGCCAGAGCCTCGCTGGCGATCGGCGCGGGACCTGCTGCGGCGAGTTCGTAGAAGCGCCGGCGGACGTGAGACCAGCAGAAGGCGAGCGACACGCTGTTCTTCTGCGTCAGCGCGCGATAGCCGGCGTAACCGTCGACCTGCACGACGCCCGTGAAGCCAGCAAGATGCGTGAGCGGCTGCTCGGACTTTCGGTTTTGCGCATAGACATAGACTGCGATTGGCGGATCGGCGCCGCCCCATGGCCGGTCGTCACGCGCATAAGCCCAAAGTTGGCCAGTCTTGGTACGCCCGCGCCCGGGGTCGAGCACCGGCGCCCTTGTCTCGTCAGCGAAGATTTTCGTCGACGATCTGATGTGTTCCAGAAGCCGCTCGTGCACGGGCCGCAAATGCCAGGCGGCGCGACCAACCCAGTCGGCGAGCGTCGAACGGTCGAGGGCGATCCCCTGCCGGGCGTAGATCTGTGCTTGGCGATAAAGCGGAAGATGAT
This window encodes:
- the tnpC gene encoding IS66 family transposase, whose product is MAQAIETLPDDPNELKAMLLAERARNERLVQIIKEMQRHRFGRRAETLPEDQMLLALEEVEQTEAGAAAEGEAKSAAEREKAARKRRTNRGALPAHLPRIETIIDIEDKACPCCKGALHQIGEDVSERLDVVPAQFRVLVTRRPKYACRACEGAVVQAPAPARLIEGGLPTEVTVAHVFVSKYADHLPLYRQAQIYARQGIALDRSTLADWVGRAAWHLRPVHERLLEHIRSSTKIFADETRAPVLDPGRGRTKTGQLWAYARDDRPWGGADPPIAVYVYAQNRKSEQPLTHLAGFTGVVQVDGYAGYRALTQKNSVSLAFCWSHVRRRFYELAAAGPAPIASEALARIGELYAIESDIRGQSAGKRRDARQEKSRPILDALEPWLREKLALISQKTKLAEAIRYALSRWDGLTRFIDDGRIEIDSNVVERAIRPIALNRKNALFAGSDGGGENWAIVASLIETCKLNGVDPLAYIADALSKIVNGHLASKLDELMPWAYAQSAAAFKEVA